In a single window of the Diospyros lotus cultivar Yz01 chromosome 10, ASM1463336v1, whole genome shotgun sequence genome:
- the LOC127810920 gene encoding VAN3-binding protein-like encodes MDPIQHAFFRPPETPREPMEFLSRSWSVSALEVSKALAPPPPPQLLPKAFPAGNAAAADIILEDLAAEAEDAATVSGNPFSFASSETSQLVMERIMSQSQEVSPRTSGRLSHSSGPLNGGSLSDSPPISPSELDDKFSRLNTQVNSQYGWAAGGNTVTGGGGKTVGRWLKDRREKKKEEARAQNAQLHAAVSVAGVAAAVAAIAAATAASSGSGKDEQMAKTDMAVASAATLVAAQCVETAEAMGAEREHLTSVVSSAVNVRSAGDIMTLTAAAATALRGVATLKARALKEVWNIAAVIPVERGMAGGGGGSGNGSNSSSSGSGELVPEENFLGICSRELLARGCELLKRTRKGDLHWKIVSVYINRTNQVVLKMKSRHVAGTITKKKKNVVLEVCKNMPAWPGRHLLEGGEHCRYFGLRTLLRGVVEFECRNQRDYDIWTQGVSRLLSIAGERTSRHRI; translated from the exons ATGGACCCCATTCAGCACGCCTTTTTCCGGCCGCCGGAGACTCCCAGAGAGCCGATGGAGTTTCTCTCCCGCTCCTGGAGCGTCTCCGCTCTCGAGGTCTCCAAGGCCCTGGCCCCCCCGCCTCCTCCTCAGCTTCTCCCCAAAGCTTTCCCTGCCGGCAATGCCGCCGCCGCCGACATCATCCTGGAGGACCTCGCCGCCGAGGCCGAGGATGCTGCCACGGTCTCTGGAAACCCgttttcttttgcttcttcgGAGACCTCGCAGCTCGTCATGGAACGCATTATGTCACAGTCC CAAGAGGTCTCACCACGCACCTCTGGAAGGCTCTCTCACAGCAGTGGCCCTCTCAATGGTGGCTCTCTCAGTGACAGCCCTCCAATCTCTCCATCAGAGCTCGATGACAAG TTTTCTAGGCTGAACACGCAAGTGAACTCCCAGTACGGTTGGGCTGCTGGCGGCAACACTGTGACTGGTGGAGGCGGCAAGACGGTGGGGAGGTGGTTGAAGGAccggagagagaagaagaaggaagaggcaAGAGCTCAGAATGCGCAGCTGCACGCAGCCGTTTCCGTTGCTGGGGTGGCTGCTGCTGTGGCCGCAATTGCAGCTGCGACAGCTGCCTCTTCAGGGTCAGGGAAGGATGAGCAAATGGCGAAGACAGACATGGCAGTTGCTTCTGCTGCCACGTTGGTGGCAGCACAGTGTGTTGAAACAGCTGAGGCTATGGGCGCTGAGCGTGAACACCTTACTTCTGTTGTTAGTTCAGCTGTTAATGTCCGGTCGGCCGGAGATATCATGACTCTGACTGCAGCTGCAGCCACTG CACTGCGTGGAGTGGCTACCTTAAAGGCCAGGGCGTTAAAGGAAGTGTGGAACATAGCGGCCGTAATTCCTGTGGAGAGAGGTATggctggtggtggtggtggtagcGGAAATGGTAGTAATAGCAGTTCGAGTGGAAGTGGTGAGCTTGTGCCCGAAGAGAATTTCCTTGGCATCTGTAGCCGTGAATTACTGGCTCGTGGCTGTGAGCTCCTTAAGCGAACTCGCAAAG GTGATTTGCATTGGAAAATAGTATCTGTCTATATCAACAGAACGAATCAG GTGGTACTCAAGATGAAAAGCAGGCACGTTGCTGGGACcatcacaaaaaagaaaaaga ATGTGGTGCTGGAGGTCTGTAAAAACATGCCGGCTTGGCCTGGCCGTCACCTCCTCGAGGGCGGCGAGCACTGCCGTTACTTCGGCCTGAGGACTCTACTTCGAGGGGTCGTCGAGTTTGAGTGTCGAAACCAGAGGGACTACGACATCTGGACTCAGGGTGTCTCCAGGCTCCTCTCCATTGCAGGGGAGAGGACCAGCAGACATAGAATTTGA